In Pseudomonas sp. DNDY-54, a genomic segment contains:
- a CDS encoding LysE/ArgO family amino acid transporter, which yields MWQSYFNGLLVTAGLIIAIGAQNAFVLAQSLRREHHLPVAALCILCDVLLVSVGVFGLAAVLADSPLLLQVARWGGVLFLLFYGVVALRRAARPEALREDTQRAPRSLQSVLLAALAVTLLNPHVYLDTVLLIGSLGAQQPEPGAYTLGAASASTLWFLTLALGGAWLAPSLARPLTWRLIDLGVAVMMFAIAAQLVLLD from the coding sequence ATGTGGCAGAGCTATTTCAACGGGCTGTTGGTCACCGCCGGATTGATCATCGCGATTGGCGCGCAGAACGCGTTTGTTCTGGCGCAAAGCCTGCGACGCGAACACCACCTGCCGGTCGCGGCGCTCTGCATTCTGTGTGACGTTCTGCTCGTGAGCGTTGGGGTTTTTGGCCTCGCCGCGGTGCTGGCGGACAGCCCCCTACTACTTCAAGTTGCCCGCTGGGGTGGGGTGCTGTTCCTGTTGTTCTATGGTGTCGTCGCCCTGCGCCGCGCGGCGCGCCCCGAAGCGCTTCGGGAAGATACCCAGCGAGCACCCCGGTCGCTGCAGAGCGTTCTCTTAGCCGCGCTTGCAGTCACGCTGCTCAACCCGCACGTCTACCTCGACACGGTGCTACTGATCGGCTCGCTAGGCGCTCAGCAGCCTGAACCTGGCGCGTACACGCTGGGCGCGGCGAGCGCATCGACCCTGTGGTTTCTGACGCTTGCACTGGGTGGAGCATGGCTTGCGCCGTCGCTTGCACGGCCGCTGACGTGGCGTCTGATTGATCTGGGCGTGGCGGTCATGATGTTCGCCATTGCTGCACAGCTGGTTTTGCTCGACTGA
- a CDS encoding LysR family transcriptional regulator ArgP: protein MFDYKLLAALAAVVEQAGFDRAAQALGLSQSAVSQRIKLLEARLGQPVLLRATPPQPTEVGRRLLNHVQQVRLLERDLQAHVPELDQVRLPERLRIALNADSLSTWWAEAVAPFCTANGVVLDHVLEDQDVGLKRMRAGEVAACVCSVERPLAGARSQFLGAMRYRALASPAYVARHLGAAPSAEVLLRAPAIVFGPDDQLQHRYLASLGLSGPFSHHLCPSSEGFVRLLQCDLGWGLVPELQVREELANGVLIDVFQGKPIDVPLYWHHWRNGGDLLAELTRQLSRSVKQWLVN from the coding sequence ATGTTCGACTACAAGCTGCTCGCCGCGCTGGCTGCGGTCGTAGAGCAGGCTGGGTTCGATCGGGCCGCGCAGGCGTTGGGGCTGTCGCAATCAGCCGTCTCGCAACGCATCAAGCTGCTCGAGGCGCGATTAGGACAGCCGGTGCTGCTGCGAGCGACACCGCCTCAGCCGACCGAAGTTGGGCGGCGACTGCTTAACCACGTCCAGCAGGTGCGATTGCTGGAGCGCGATCTTCAGGCGCACGTTCCGGAACTCGACCAAGTCCGCCTGCCGGAACGGTTGCGCATTGCCCTTAACGCCGACAGCCTCTCGACCTGGTGGGCCGAAGCGGTAGCGCCATTTTGTACAGCGAATGGAGTGGTGCTCGACCATGTCCTGGAAGATCAAGACGTTGGGCTCAAGCGTATGCGAGCAGGGGAGGTGGCCGCCTGTGTGTGTTCTGTAGAGCGGCCGCTGGCAGGCGCGCGTAGCCAGTTCCTCGGCGCCATGCGATACCGTGCGCTGGCCAGCCCGGCCTATGTTGCCCGGCACCTTGGCGCTGCTCCGTCGGCCGAGGTGTTGTTGCGCGCACCGGCAATCGTGTTCGGTCCGGATGATCAGCTGCAACATCGCTATCTGGCCTCGTTAGGCCTGAGCGGTCCCTTCAGCCATCACTTGTGTCCGTCGTCGGAGGGGTTTGTCCGCTTGTTGCAGTGCGATCTCGGATGGGGCCTGGTGCCTGAACTTCAAGTTCGTGAGGAGCTGGCCAACGGCGTGCTGATCGATGTGTTCCAGGGGAAGCCGATCGACGTTCCGCTTTACTGGCATCACTGGCGCAACGGCGGGGATCTCCTCGCCGAGCTCACGCGACAGCTGTCGCGCTCGGTGAAACAGTGGCTGGTCAATTGA
- a CDS encoding ATPase: protein MRNDAHDELDNVPSLTAGRDRDPYPAPELEPISKPVSRDPDEARPRQKRRAVSTVPLWIMIVALFGLLLALGWWGDQQVSRLEAQLVATQESFARISEDATGQLQDISGKIVATESSVTTEGEALKLRIKQLEKQVLDQAEQLRAVNTEQQSLTGRQGNQDKRLDEQGIRIGRISTEAREYQTTATTLAESVKNVADEQATLKSSLAGLAGSVDELRKLSARIDGLSKDIAALKQRGDASQAVSRLEQDVLILRSELDNRPAATPGVNTLEFDAFRAQMTRNIGTLQSQIANLQEQINRR, encoded by the coding sequence ATGCGCAACGATGCTCACGACGAACTGGATAACGTACCCAGCCTGACCGCCGGCCGCGACCGCGACCCCTATCCTGCGCCGGAGCTTGAGCCGATCAGCAAGCCGGTAAGCCGTGATCCAGACGAGGCCCGGCCGCGGCAGAAGCGCCGGGCAGTCAGCACCGTGCCGTTGTGGATCATGATTGTGGCGCTGTTCGGCTTGTTGCTGGCGCTGGGCTGGTGGGGCGATCAGCAGGTGTCCAGGCTGGAAGCGCAACTGGTTGCCACCCAGGAAAGCTTTGCGCGCATCAGCGAGGACGCCACCGGCCAGTTGCAGGACATCTCGGGAAAGATCGTGGCGACTGAGTCCAGTGTCACCACCGAAGGCGAAGCCTTGAAGCTGCGTATCAAACAGCTGGAAAAACAAGTGCTGGACCAGGCGGAGCAGCTCCGGGCCGTCAACACCGAGCAGCAAAGCCTGACCGGCAGGCAGGGCAATCAGGACAAGCGTCTCGACGAGCAGGGCATACGTATCGGGCGCATCTCGACCGAAGCGCGTGAGTATCAAACAACGGCCACGACGCTTGCGGAGTCGGTCAAAAACGTCGCCGACGAGCAGGCAACGCTCAAGTCGTCACTGGCTGGACTAGCCGGATCGGTAGATGAGCTGCGCAAATTGTCTGCCCGGATCGATGGGCTCAGCAAAGATATCGCTGCATTGAAGCAGCGAGGCGACGCCAGCCAGGCGGTCAGTCGTCTCGAGCAGGATGTTTTGATTCTGCGCAGCGAACTCGACAACCGACCCGCCGCCACACCAGGCGTCAATACCCTTGAATTTGACGCCTTCCGTGCGCAGATGACCCGCAACATAGGCACGCTGCAATCGCAGATCGCCAATTTGCAGGAGCAGATCAACCGTCGTTGA
- a CDS encoding GGDEF domain-containing protein yields MPSVINQLLSRLAPSVPGGLGSREVKHLASPQCHPFVLNQRRATLILHRARQLALMLVVLMALSSLIDLIAFSYPLWIGLASFRIVACAGLACLLLFCRPDGTLFDGYRALAVLFLVPSAFHVASQMLLAAYPHAGLSAVLAGGYALLPVVLIAGIALFPLTLLESILTASVVLGAHVLAGYVGWEAMSWPVFAASSSVLLLVAAIAALASLTQLVFTMTLVRQTIRDPLTGVFSRGSGEEILQLQWNMARRNDTGLALAFIDLDQFRAINGTWGREAGDQVLRDCTRNMLASLRSSDTVLRWSGTAFVVIMPDTDMEQAKRAMERLVQRGLARRPDGVPLTASIGLAERCFDFAESHLGLLDIGNDRMRTAKTQGRNRLCFGAESDGQSAP; encoded by the coding sequence ATGCCGTCAGTGATTAATCAACTGTTGAGTCGTCTGGCACCCTCAGTGCCTGGAGGGCTCGGCAGCAGGGAAGTGAAGCATCTGGCCAGTCCGCAATGCCACCCGTTTGTCTTGAATCAACGCCGCGCGACGTTAATTCTCCATCGAGCCCGGCAGCTGGCTCTGATGCTCGTGGTTCTGATGGCACTGTCGAGCCTCATCGACCTCATCGCCTTCTCGTACCCCTTATGGATTGGTTTGGCGAGCTTCCGAATCGTGGCGTGTGCTGGACTCGCCTGCTTGCTGCTGTTCTGTCGGCCTGACGGCACGCTGTTCGATGGCTATCGAGCCTTAGCCGTTCTGTTCCTCGTACCTTCGGCGTTCCATGTCGCGTCGCAAATGCTGCTGGCCGCCTACCCGCACGCCGGCTTGTCCGCGGTACTGGCCGGGGGTTATGCATTGCTGCCCGTGGTACTCATCGCGGGCATTGCGCTTTTTCCCCTGACGCTGCTCGAGAGCATTCTCACGGCCTCGGTGGTATTAGGAGCCCACGTCCTTGCCGGTTACGTAGGGTGGGAGGCGATGAGCTGGCCCGTCTTTGCGGCGAGTTCCTCCGTGCTCTTGCTTGTCGCGGCAATCGCAGCGCTGGCCAGCTTGACTCAGCTTGTGTTCACCATGACGCTGGTGCGTCAGACCATTCGCGATCCGCTGACGGGTGTGTTCTCTCGCGGCAGCGGCGAAGAGATTCTGCAGCTTCAATGGAACATGGCACGCCGAAACGATACGGGCCTGGCGCTGGCGTTTATTGACCTGGACCAGTTCAGGGCGATCAACGGCACCTGGGGGCGCGAGGCGGGGGACCAAGTGCTGCGCGACTGCACGCGGAACATGCTGGCCAGTCTGCGAAGCTCGGATACTGTGCTGCGTTGGAGCGGAACGGCGTTCGTCGTGATCATGCCCGATACAGATATGGAACAGGCGAAGAGAGCGATGGAGCGTTTGGTTCAGCGCGGCTTGGCGCGGCGGCCTGATGGTGTGCCATTGACCGCAAGCATTGGCCTGGCAGAGCGCTGCTTCGACTTTGCCGAGAGCCACCTTGGGCTGCTGGACATTGGAAACGATCGCATGCGAACCGCGAAGACGCAGGGCCGCAATCGTCTTTGTTTCGGCGCCGAATCGGATGGTCAAAGCGCGCCCTGA
- the pncB gene encoding nicotinate phosphoribosyltransferase has translation MSVAIFSDRIIQSLLDTDYYKLTMMQAVLHHYPNAEVEWAFRSRSGEDLTPYLDEIRRQIEALADLRVSQAELAFLEGIHYMQPDFIRFLGLFRFDLRYVRVELEAGELVVYLRGPWLHVILFEVPLLAIISEVRNRARYPEVTLEQAEARLDEKLQWLRSEATEDELKGFNLADFGTRRRFSFAVQAMVVQRLKHDFPGNFVGTSNIHLARTLNLKPMGTMAHEWIMAHQQLGPRLIDSQSAALDCWAREYRGALGIAITDCITMDAFMADFDLYLAKLFDGLRHDSGDPVEWAEKAIGHYQRLGIDPMTRQLVFSDGLDFPKALGIYRALAGRSNTSYGIGTQLTCDIPGVEPTNMVIKMTSCNGQPVAKISDSPGKTMCRDEAFVSYLKHVYGVNGQ, from the coding sequence ATGAGCGTCGCCATATTTTCCGACCGGATCATTCAAAGCCTGCTGGACACCGATTATTACAAGCTGACGATGATGCAGGCGGTGCTGCATCACTACCCCAACGCCGAAGTCGAATGGGCATTTCGCAGCCGCTCGGGCGAAGACCTGACGCCTTATCTGGACGAGATTCGCCGGCAGATCGAGGCGCTTGCTGATCTGCGAGTCAGCCAGGCCGAGCTTGCCTTCCTGGAAGGCATTCACTACATGCAGCCGGACTTCATTCGTTTCCTTGGCCTGTTCCGCTTTGACCTGCGATATGTTCGGGTCGAGCTCGAAGCCGGCGAGCTGGTTGTTTACCTGCGCGGCCCCTGGCTTCACGTCATCCTGTTTGAGGTGCCGCTACTCGCAATCATCAGCGAAGTGCGCAATCGCGCACGCTACCCCGAAGTGACGCTTGAGCAAGCCGAGGCTCGGCTCGACGAAAAGCTCCAATGGCTGCGTAGCGAAGCCACTGAAGACGAACTGAAGGGGTTCAACCTGGCTGATTTTGGCACCCGCCGTCGTTTTTCCTTCGCCGTGCAAGCGATGGTCGTCCAGCGACTGAAGCATGATTTCCCCGGTAATTTCGTCGGTACCAGCAATATCCATCTCGCCCGAACGTTGAACCTCAAGCCCATGGGTACCATGGCGCATGAGTGGATCATGGCGCACCAGCAGCTCGGACCGCGTCTGATCGACAGCCAGAGCGCAGCCCTCGATTGTTGGGCGCGCGAATATCGCGGCGCGCTGGGCATCGCCATCACTGACTGCATCACCATGGATGCCTTCATGGCGGACTTCGATCTGTATCTGGCCAAGCTGTTCGACGGGCTGCGCCACGATTCAGGCGACCCGGTCGAATGGGCCGAAAAGGCAATTGGTCATTATCAACGCTTGGGTATCGATCCGATGACTCGGCAACTGGTGTTCTCCGATGGGCTGGACTTTCCCAAGGCGCTCGGCATCTACCGAGCACTGGCCGGGCGCAGCAATACCAGCTATGGCATCGGGACTCAGCTGACGTGCGACATTCCAGGCGTCGAGCCGACCAACATGGTGATCAAGATGACCAGTTGCAACGGCCAGCCCGTGGCGAAGATTTCCGATTCTCCAGGCAAGACCATGTGCCGAGATGAAGCATTCGTCAGCTATCTCAAGCACGTTTACGGCGTAAACGGTCAGTAG
- the hmpA gene encoding NO-inducible flavohemoprotein, with the protein MLCAEHRALITATVPLLETGGEALTHHFYKLLLAEHPEVRPLFNQAHQASGDQPRALANGVLMYAKHIDRLDQLGGLVSQVINKHVALQVLPEHYPIIGSCLLRAIREVLGEEIATDDVIDAWAAAYGQLADILIDSEEQLYSATANAAGGWRGARAFRIARKVAESAEITSFYLEPEDGGAVVAHQPGQYIGLRLQIEGQEVRRNYSLSAASNGRDYRISVKREPGGVASNALHRMKPGARLELFAPAGDFTLQPSEKPLVLISGGVGITPTMAMLEEAITTDRPIHFIHCARNADAHAFRQTIDALAERHSHLKRFYCYDEHRSEGFEPDAIGLMTEERLDAWLPADRNLDAYFLGPKPFMAAIRRQLRALGVPEQQARYEFFGPASALE; encoded by the coding sequence ATGCTTTGCGCTGAACACCGTGCCTTGATTACCGCCACCGTCCCGCTGCTGGAGACCGGCGGTGAAGCCCTTACCCACCATTTCTACAAATTGCTGCTGGCTGAACACCCAGAGGTGCGCCCGCTGTTCAATCAGGCTCACCAGGCCAGCGGCGACCAACCGCGTGCGCTGGCGAATGGCGTCTTGATGTATGCCAAGCACATTGACCGTCTGGATCAGCTCGGCGGGTTGGTATCGCAAGTCATCAACAAGCACGTAGCCCTTCAGGTACTGCCCGAGCACTACCCCATCATCGGCTCGTGCCTGCTACGCGCGATACGCGAAGTGCTCGGCGAGGAGATCGCCACGGACGACGTAATCGACGCCTGGGCCGCGGCCTACGGACAGCTCGCTGACATTCTCATCGACAGCGAGGAGCAGCTGTACAGCGCCACGGCCAACGCAGCGGGCGGTTGGCGCGGTGCGCGTGCGTTCCGGATTGCGCGCAAGGTCGCGGAGAGCGCCGAGATCACGTCCTTTTATCTGGAGCCGGAGGATGGCGGTGCGGTGGTGGCCCATCAGCCCGGCCAATACATCGGGCTGCGTCTGCAGATAGAGGGTCAGGAAGTCCGCCGCAACTATTCGCTCTCAGCCGCCAGCAATGGTCGCGACTACCGCATCAGCGTCAAGCGCGAGCCTGGCGGCGTCGCCTCCAATGCGCTACACCGGATGAAACCCGGCGCCCGCCTTGAGCTGTTTGCGCCAGCCGGCGATTTCACGCTGCAGCCTAGCGAAAAGCCGTTGGTATTGATCAGCGGCGGCGTCGGCATTACCCCGACGATGGCGATGCTTGAAGAAGCCATCACGACCGACCGGCCCATTCACTTCATCCATTGCGCACGCAACGCCGACGCCCATGCGTTCCGTCAAACCATTGATGCGCTGGCGGAGCGGCACAGTCATCTCAAACGCTTCTATTGCTATGACGAACACCGCAGCGAGGGTTTTGAACCGGACGCTATCGGCTTGATGACCGAGGAGCGACTGGATGCCTGGCTGCCTGCCGACCGCAACCTGGACGCCTATTTCCTCGGCCCAAAACCGTTCATGGCCGCCATACGCCGGCAGCTACGCGCACTGGGCGTCCCAGAGCAACAGGCCCGTTACGAGTTTTTCGGCCCGGCTTCGGCGCTGGAATAA
- a CDS encoding DUF2188 domain-containing protein: protein MENYHITHDDDRWVLREEGDKRALLEAATKEDIINETRDYMKLRTASVKIHTLDGKIEEERTYPRDQDPRATKG, encoded by the coding sequence ATGGAGAACTACCACATCACTCACGATGACGACCGCTGGGTGCTGCGCGAGGAGGGAGACAAGCGGGCATTGCTCGAAGCAGCGACCAAAGAGGACATCATCAACGAGACCCGCGACTACATGAAGTTGCGCACCGCCTCGGTAAAAATCCACACCCTTGATGGCAAGATCGAAGAGGAGCGGACGTACCCGCGTGATCAGGACCCGCGCGCGACCAAGGGCTAG
- the pyk gene encoding pyruvate kinase: MTPDKKVKILATLGPATRSIDDVRELVEAGVNLFRLNFSHGEHADHAERFAWIREVERQLNQPIGILMDLQGPKLRVGRFAEGKVQLARGQSLRLDLDPTPGDATRVNLPHPEIIDALQPGMSLLVDDGRLRLTVIAKHADAIDTRVIAGGELSDRKGVNVPEAMLELSPLTEKDRRDLAFGLELGVDWVALSFVQRPQDIQEARELIDGRAFLMAKVEKPSAVQHLREIARLSDAIMVARGDLGVEVPAENVPRIQRTIVRTCRQLGRPVVVATQMLESMRFSPAPTRAEVTDVANAVAEGADAVMLSAETASGDYPLEAVGMMSKIIRQVENGPDFQAQMDVQRPSAEATLPDAISCAIRRISGILPIAVLVNYTESGRSSLRASRERPSTPILSLTPNVATARKLTVAWGVYSAIDARMQDMEHVCLNALELARATGMAGTGDTVLITAGVPLGQPGTTNSLRIEMLD, encoded by the coding sequence ATGACACCGGACAAGAAGGTCAAGATCCTCGCCACCCTGGGTCCGGCGACCCGCAGCATCGACGACGTTCGCGAATTGGTCGAGGCCGGGGTGAACCTGTTCCGCCTCAATTTCAGCCATGGCGAGCATGCCGATCACGCCGAGCGTTTCGCCTGGATTCGCGAAGTGGAACGCCAGCTGAACCAGCCGATCGGCATCCTGATGGATCTGCAGGGGCCCAAGCTGCGCGTGGGTCGCTTTGCCGAAGGCAAGGTGCAGCTCGCACGCGGCCAGAGCCTGCGGCTTGATCTCGACCCGACACCCGGAGATGCCACGCGGGTGAACCTGCCGCATCCAGAGATCATCGACGCGCTGCAGCCCGGCATGAGCCTGCTGGTGGATGACGGTCGCCTGCGCCTGACGGTCATTGCCAAACATGCGGACGCCATCGACACGCGCGTGATAGCCGGCGGTGAGCTGTCCGACCGCAAAGGGGTCAACGTGCCCGAAGCGATGCTGGAGTTGAGCCCTCTGACCGAGAAAGATCGCCGCGACCTTGCCTTCGGCCTGGAATTGGGGGTGGACTGGGTGGCGCTGTCGTTCGTGCAGCGGCCGCAGGACATACAGGAAGCGCGCGAGCTGATCGACGGACGCGCCTTCCTGATGGCCAAGGTCGAAAAGCCGTCCGCTGTTCAACATCTGCGCGAGATTGCACGCCTGAGCGACGCGATCATGGTCGCGCGCGGCGACTTGGGTGTTGAAGTGCCGGCCGAGAATGTCCCGCGAATCCAACGCACGATCGTCCGCACCTGCCGCCAGCTGGGACGGCCGGTGGTGGTGGCGACGCAGATGCTTGAGTCGATGCGCTTCTCCCCTGCCCCAACGCGCGCGGAGGTAACCGATGTCGCCAATGCCGTGGCCGAAGGCGCCGACGCGGTCATGCTCTCGGCGGAAACCGCGTCGGGTGATTACCCGCTGGAAGCGGTCGGCATGATGAGCAAGATCATCCGCCAAGTGGAGAATGGCCCGGACTTCCAGGCTCAAATGGACGTCCAACGGCCCAGCGCTGAAGCCACACTACCCGATGCCATCAGCTGTGCGATTCGCCGCATCAGCGGCATCCTGCCGATCGCTGTGCTGGTCAACTACACCGAGTCCGGTCGCTCCAGCCTGCGCGCGTCTCGGGAACGCCCAAGCACGCCAATCCTGAGCCTGACACCCAACGTGGCGACAGCACGCAAGCTGACCGTGGCGTGGGGCGTTTATTCGGCAATCGACGCGCGAATGCAGGACATGGAGCACGTCTGCCTGAACGCGCTGGAGCTGGCGCGTGCAACCGGCATGGCAGGCACTGGCGACACGGTACTGATTACCGCTGGCGTACCGCTAGGCCAACCAGGCACCACCAACTCCCTGCGGATTGAGATGCTCGATTGA
- a CDS encoding glycerate kinase produces the protein MNLDPQAFLRDLFTAAIDAAHPRQVLANYLPADRSGRAIVIGAGKAAAAMAEAIEAVWEGELSGLVVTRYGHGADCRKIEVVEAAHPVPDDAGERVARRVLQMVSNLEESDRVIFLLSGGGSSLLALPAEGISLADKQAINKALLRSGAHIGEMNCVRKHLSAIKGGRLAKACWPASVYTYAISDVPGDEATVIASGPTVADPTTSAQALAILARYHIEIPYNVRAWLEDPRSETVKADDPCLSRSHFQLIAKPQQSLDAAAEKARAAGITPLILGDLEGESREVAKVHGGIARQVVLHGQPIKPPCVILSGGETTVTVRGNGRGGRNAEFLLGLTENLQGLPNVYALAGDTDGIDGSEDNAGALMTPDSYSRAEALGLNAADELADNNGYGYFQALDALLMTGPTRTNVNDFRAILILPPSC, from the coding sequence ATGAACCTCGACCCGCAAGCCTTTCTGCGCGACCTGTTCACCGCCGCCATCGATGCCGCCCATCCACGCCAGGTGCTGGCCAACTATTTGCCGGCTGACCGCAGCGGCCGGGCCATCGTGATCGGTGCAGGTAAAGCGGCAGCCGCCATGGCCGAAGCCATCGAAGCGGTCTGGGAAGGCGAACTCTCCGGGCTGGTGGTAACACGCTACGGCCACGGCGCCGACTGCCGCAAGATCGAGGTGGTCGAGGCCGCGCATCCGGTTCCGGACGATGCCGGTGAGCGCGTGGCCCGGCGCGTGCTGCAGATGGTCAGCAACCTCGAAGAAAGCGACCGGGTGATCTTCCTGCTCTCTGGCGGCGGCTCATCCTTGCTGGCGCTGCCGGCCGAGGGCATCAGCCTTGCCGACAAGCAGGCGATCAACAAGGCACTGCTGCGCTCTGGCGCGCACATCGGCGAGATGAATTGCGTGCGCAAACACCTCTCGGCGATCAAGGGCGGCCGTCTGGCCAAGGCTTGCTGGCCAGCCAGCGTTTACACCTATGCCATTTCCGACGTGCCGGGTGACGAGGCCACGGTGATCGCCTCCGGCCCAACCGTGGCGGACCCGACCACCTCGGCCCAGGCGCTGGCGATTCTGGCTCGCTATCACATCGAGATTCCGTACAACGTTCGCGCGTGGCTGGAAGATCCACGTTCCGAGACGGTCAAGGCGGATGATCCTTGCCTGTCGCGTAGCCATTTCCAGCTGATCGCCAAGCCGCAGCAGTCTCTTGATGCGGCGGCCGAAAAAGCCCGCGCTGCCGGCATCACGCCGCTGATCCTCGGTGACCTGGAGGGCGAATCACGGGAAGTGGCCAAGGTCCATGGCGGCATCGCGCGGCAAGTGGTGCTACATGGCCAGCCGATCAAGCCGCCCTGCGTGATCCTTTCCGGCGGTGAAACCACCGTGACGGTGCGCGGTAACGGCCGCGGTGGGCGTAACGCTGAATTCCTCCTCGGTCTGACGGAAAACCTCCAGGGGCTGCCCAACGTCTATGCACTGGCAGGCGACACCGACGGCATCGACGGCTCGGAAGACAACGCCGGCGCCCTGATGACCCCGGACAGCTATAGCCGCGCTGAAGCCCTTGGCCTGAACGCCGCCGACGAGCTGGCGGACAACAACGGCTACGGATACTTCCAGGCGCTCGATGCGCTGCTGATGACCGGCCCGACACGGACCAACGTCAACGATTTTCGCGCCATCCTAATTCTTCCGCCGTCCTGCTAG
- a CDS encoding 2-hydroxy-3-oxopropionate reductase gives MAKIGFIGTGIMGLPMAQNLQKAGHDIFLSEHYGKAPAALLEGGAVALANPREVAQEAEFIIIMVPDTPQVEEVLFNENGVSEGVGPNKLVIDMSSISPTATKQFAEKINATGAQYLDAPVSGGEVGAKAGSLSIMVGGSEESFARALPLFEVMGKNITRVGGNGDGQTAKVANQIIVALNIQAVAEALLFAAKNGADPAKVREALMGGFAGSKILEVHGERMIKGTFDPGFRINLHQKDLNLALAGARELGLNLPNTANAQQVFSTCAAIGGSGWDHSALIKGLEHMANFSIRKD, from the coding sequence ATGGCTAAAATCGGATTCATCGGCACCGGCATCATGGGCTTGCCCATGGCTCAGAACCTGCAGAAAGCCGGTCACGACATCTTCCTGTCCGAACATTACGGCAAGGCGCCGGCGGCGCTGCTGGAAGGCGGCGCAGTCGCCCTCGCCAATCCAAGGGAAGTGGCCCAGGAAGCCGAGTTCATCATCATCATGGTGCCGGACACCCCGCAGGTCGAAGAGGTCCTGTTCAACGAGAACGGGGTTTCCGAAGGCGTCGGCCCGAACAAGCTGGTGATCGACATGAGCTCGATCTCCCCCACCGCCACCAAGCAGTTCGCCGAGAAAATCAACGCCACCGGCGCGCAGTACCTCGATGCGCCGGTTTCCGGCGGCGAAGTCGGCGCCAAGGCCGGCAGCCTGTCGATCATGGTCGGTGGCAGCGAAGAAAGCTTCGCCCGCGCCCTGCCGCTGTTCGAAGTCATGGGCAAGAACATCACCCGCGTCGGCGGCAACGGTGACGGTCAGACCGCCAAGGTGGCGAACCAGATCATCGTCGCGCTGAACATCCAGGCGGTGGCCGAAGCACTGCTGTTCGCCGCGAAGAACGGCGCCGATCCGGCCAAGGTGCGCGAAGCACTGATGGGCGGCTTCGCCGGCTCGAAGATCCTCGAAGTGCACGGTGAGCGCATGATCAAGGGCACCTTCGACCCGGGCTTTCGCATCAATCTGCACCAGAAGGACCTCAATCTTGCCCTGGCTGGCGCCCGTGAACTGGGCCTGAACCTGCCCAACACGGCCAACGCACAGCAGGTGTTCAGCACTTGTGCAGCCATCGGCGGCAGCGGCTGGGACCACTCGGCGCTGATCAAGGGTCTGGAGCACATGGCCAACTTCTCGATCCGCAAGGACTAA
- the hyi gene encoding hydroxypyruvate isomerase, with amino-acid sequence MPRFAANLSMLFTELDFMDRFAAAAKAGFSGVEYLFPYDFPAEEIKAKLDANGLTQVLFNLPAGDWAGGDRGIACDPERVEEFRAGVDKAIEYAKVLGNTQVNCLAGIAPRGADLGTLEMTFIENLRYAAKKLEDAGIRLVMEMINTRDIPRFFLNNTSHALEIRDKVGSSNLFLQYDIYHMQIMEGDLARTIETNLAAINHVQLADNPGRNEPGTGEINYRFLFEHLDRIGYQGWVGCEYKPATTTEAGLGWMKAHNIL; translated from the coding sequence ATGCCACGTTTTGCCGCCAACCTCTCCATGCTCTTCACCGAGCTGGACTTCATGGACCGTTTCGCCGCCGCAGCCAAGGCTGGCTTCAGCGGTGTCGAGTACCTGTTTCCCTACGACTTCCCCGCCGAGGAGATCAAGGCGAAGCTGGATGCCAACGGCCTGACCCAGGTGCTGTTTAACCTGCCGGCCGGTGACTGGGCCGGTGGCGACCGTGGCATCGCCTGCGATCCGGAGCGCGTCGAGGAATTCCGCGCGGGTGTCGATAAGGCCATTGAATACGCCAAGGTGCTGGGCAATACGCAGGTCAACTGTCTGGCCGGCATCGCTCCGCGGGGCGCCGACCTCGGCACACTGGAGATGACGTTTATCGAGAACTTGCGCTATGCGGCGAAGAAGCTCGAAGACGCCGGCATCCGCCTGGTCATGGAGATGATCAACACCCGCGACATCCCGCGCTTCTTCCTCAACAACACCTCCCATGCGCTGGAGATCCGCGACAAGGTCGGCAGCAGCAACCTGTTCCTGCAGTACGACATCTATCACATGCAGATCATGGAGGGGGATCTGGCCAGGACCATCGAAACCAACCTGGCGGCGATCAACCACGTGCAGCTGGCCGACAACCCCGGCCGCAACGAGCCGGGTACTGGCGAGATCAACTACCGCTTCCTATTCGAACACCTGGACCGCATCGGCTACCAGGGCTGGGTCGGCTGCGAATACAAGCCGGCCACCACCACCGAAGCCGGCCTTGGCTGGATGAAGGCGCACAACATCCTTTAG